The sequence TTATTTTTAAAGATCTGATACCTTCTTCCATATATGAAACGATAGATCCTACTATTAAAGATGTAAGCGGATATAATGCTGAATTTGGATTCAAAGGCTCATTAAATAAGATTAAATGGGATATTAATACTTTTTTATTAACCCAAAATAATCGTTTTGGAACTTTGGTTGTTAAGGATATCAATAATTCTTTTATAACCTATAGAACCAATATTGGCAATTCAATGACAACGGGTATTGAAGCTTATATTGAAGCAGAGTGGGCACTACATTCAAAACTGCAATTATCGCTTTTTACTTCTACAGCCTGGATGAGTGCAAAATATAAAAATGCAGTTATTAAAACTGGAAATGCCAATTTTTCTATTCACAATAACAAAGTAGAATCTGTTCCCGATATTACATCTAGAAATGGAATAGGAATACGTACTCCTTTATATCAAATCAACTTTTTATATAGTTATGTTTCTTCCACTTATTCAGATCCACTCAATACCATACAACCAACAAAAGAAACAGGGGCAGTTGGATGGGTACCGGCATATGGATTGGTTGACATTAATGCTTCCATTGCTATCTCAAAGCTCTTTATCTTGAAAGTCAATATTAATAATGTATTCAATAAGCAATATTTTACTAAAAGACCTTTATTTTATCCTGGTCCTGGGTTGTGGCCATCCGATGGATTAAATTTTTCTACAACAATTTCATTCAAGTTATAGCAATTCATAAACAGCAAACTGGTAGGGCTCCATCACTAGGTATTCGTGATCGGGCCCTACTTTTTGTTTATTGCCAGTCCAATGATCAACAATTTCAACGGGTGCAAATCCATGTTCCTTGAACAAATACCAAGTAACGTAAGCAGCCTTGCTATTGAAGTTGAATAAACAGTAATAATGTTTTCCTTCCCCATGTCTAATGAAGCCTGCAACATGAATATTGTGCGGGGTTAACCAGGTAATATTTTTCTGATCACTAAACGCGGCAATGGATTTTCTCAATTGAATCAATTGTTGGGTAGCAGTAAAGATTTTGTTTTCCACTGTTCCCTCCACTTTTCTTAGAGCATTTTTCTCCCAGCGAATCACGGGTCGATGCATCCATCGGTTATCATAACTTTTCCCAGGATCTACCAAGTAACTATAATCGTTGGTGTACCCCACTTCATCACCATAGAATAACATCGGAATGCCGCCCAATAGCATGGATTGAGCTTGCATTAAAATAATTTTATTAATAGCGTTTGCAACGGCAGGATTTTTTTCAATAGCATTTTTTAAAGTAGAATCGCCTATGTCTCCCGCCAACGCTTTCTCTAATCCACAGAGGGAAGCTAAACTGCCGCTGATACGGGCATCCTGTGTTTTTGGATTCACTGAGAACAATGCCCCAGCAGCAGGACTGCCTGCATAACTCCCTGAATAATATTCTTTCAAGAATTTACGATGTTCATACGCATTGAATCCAGCGGCTGCAATCATAGAATCATCATATCCTAATCCGATATCGTCGTGACAACGGGTGTAGGTAATCCAGGTAGTACCCAAGGGTTTTTGTAAGAGTTCATATTGTGCTGCCAACATTACTCTTGTATCACCTGTAGCCAGTGCATCCCATTGCAAAGCCATTTGTGTAGCATTGTAAGCGATATCGCATTCTTTGGCAACAAATGCATCTGTGCCAAAATATTTCATGATTTCTTTGGGTGCCACAATGGCTTCTCCTAACAATGCCATGCCTGGTGTAGCAATATGCACACAATGTTTAATCAAACGAAGAAGGGTATGTGCTTGAGGCAGGTTCTGGCAAGTAGTACCCAATTGCTTCCAAATAAATGCAGGTGCATCAATGCGTAAAATGTCAACACCTAAATT is a genomic window of Sediminibacterium sp. TEGAF015 containing:
- a CDS encoding alpha-amylase family glycosyl hydrolase is translated as MFQYELHQKIKTLCLTHLLDIAGPDHAFYLRMIANANTLQELYYSIYGNTNGQSIENPFDNLLALLIETYKQRKPAFKKRDALKEQQGAWFTSNQITGMSLYVDRFAGNLKSMPEKLPYLQELGVNFLHLMPLFESPEGESDGGYAVSDFRKIDERFGTLNEFKSLQEKMQAAGMYLMIDIVLNHTSHHHEWAKKAKAGDKKYQDFFYMFDNREIPDQLDATMPEIFPESSPGSFSFVPECNKWVMTVFHHYQWDLNYTNPAVFSAMLENIFFYANLGVDILRIDAPAFIWKQLGTTCQNLPQAHTLLRLIKHCVHIATPGMALLGEAIVAPKEIMKYFGTDAFVAKECDIAYNATQMALQWDALATGDTRVMLAAQYELLQKPLGTTWITYTRCHDDIGLGYDDSMIAAAGFNAYEHRKFLKEYYSGSYAGSPAAGALFSVNPKTQDARISGSLASLCGLEKALAGDIGDSTLKNAIEKNPAVANAINKIILMQAQSMLLGGIPMLFYGDEVGYTNDYSYLVDPGKSYDNRWMHRPVIRWEKNALRKVEGTVENKIFTATQQLIQLRKSIAAFSDQKNITWLTPHNIHVAGFIRHGEGKHYYCLFNFNSKAAYVTWYLFKEHGFAPVEIVDHWTGNKQKVGPDHEYLVMEPYQFAVYELL